Within Microterricola gilva, the genomic segment CTAGCGAGAACCGCTTGATCGGGGCGTTGGAGACGTACACACGTCTCCAACGCCCTTCTCATTTGTGTCCACCGTCAGCCGAAAGGAACGCCGTGACCCTCGAGAGCCTCGCCGAGTGGCTCCGCTGCCCGCACTGCGGTGAGCCGCTGCTGCCGCAGCCGCCGCTGGCCGTACGGTGCGAGCACGGGCACAGCTTCGACGTCAACAAACGCGGCTACGTGAACATGCTGGCATCCGGCAACAGGATGATCGGGGACTCCCCCGCGATGCTCGACGCCAGGCAGGCCTTCCTCGACAGCGGCCACTACGCTGCGGTACGGGAGGCAGTGGCCACGTTCGCCTCCCTGGGGCTCGCATCGGGCCCTCAAAGCGTGTTCGATGCCGGCTGTGGCACTGGGTACTACCTCGGCGGTGTGCTCGCCGCACAGGGCCACGAGGCCTCGGCCCTGGCCATGGACATCTCCCCCCATGCCGTCGCCCGTACGGTGCGCGGCATCGGTGCGCGCTGCGACGGACTCGTCGCCGACACCTGGCAGCCCCTCCCGGTCCGCGATGACGCCGCAGGACTGATCATGACGGTGTTCGCGCCGCGCAACCTCCCCGAGTTCCACCGAGTGCTCGCCCCCTCCGGCGCCCTGCTCGTCGTCGTCCCGACCGCCGCGCACATCGGGGAGCTCCGCGCCGACGGCCGCGCGCTGGACATCCCGGCAGAGAAGGCCGAACGCCTCGTCGATGACGCGGCCGCGCTGTTCTCGCTGGAGCGCAGGGAACGGGTCGAGTATCGGGCAGAGCTGAACTGCGCGGAAGCGGAGCAGCTGGTCTCCATGGGGCCATCGGCCCACCACGCCGCCGACTCCCCCGGGACGAGCAGCCATGAGCTGATCGCCACGACCGTGAGCGTCGACGTCCTGCTCTTCCGCCCCGTCGCCCACTAGGATCGCGTCATGACGTTCAACCGTTCCGCATGGTGGTGGCTGCGATAGCAGCCGGTTGAAGCATGTTCACGGGCTGCGCGGCAGCTCGTGAACCGGTGCGAGAGAACTCCGTGCAGTCCCCAATCGAGGGGAGAAACACATGGAGTCATTCACCGCAACCGCGCGACGTTCAGCCGATGTCGCCGACGCCGTTGCCCGCAACCCCGAGCGCTTCCGGGTGCTCACGGGTGAGCGGCCGACGGGGCCGCTGCATCTGGGGCACTACTTCGGGACCATCCGGGAGCGGGTCCGCCTGCAACAGGCCGGCGTCGACACGTTCCTCGTGCTCGCCGACTATCAGGTCATCACCGACAGAGACACCACGGCACACGTCAGTGGGCACGTGTACGGGGCCGTGCTCGACTATCTGGCGGCCGGCATGGATCCGGGGCTGACGACGATCTTCACACACTCAGCAGTGCCGGCGTTGAACCAGCTGATGCTGCCGTTCCTCAGTCTCGTCTCGGAGGCGGAGCTGCGCCGGAACCCGACGGTCAAAGCGGAGCTCGCGGCGTCGGGCAGGGCGCTGAGCGGCCTGCTCCTCAGCTATCCGGTGCACCAGGCAGCCGACATCCTGTTCTGCAAGGGGACCCTGGTGCCGGTCGGCAAGGACAATCTCCCCCACGTCGAGATGACGCGCGTGATCGCGAGGCGGTTCAATGAACGCTACGGCGATGTCTTCCCGGTTCCGGACGCGCTGATCACCTCGACGCCGGAGGTGCCGGGGCTGGACGGGCGGAAGATGTCGAAGAGCTACGGCAATGCGTTCGCCCTGTCGATGACGGCCGATGAGACCGTTGCGGCGATCAGACGGACACGAACCGATGACGTTAGACGGATCACCTTCGACCCCGAGCACCGGCCGGGCGTGTCTGCGCTGCTTTCGACGGCGGCGCTGTGCCTTGGTGTCCAGCCGACCGAGCTGGCCGATACCGTCGGCGATGGCGGCAGCGGCGAACTGAAGGCGTTCACGGCGACTGTCGTGAACGAGTTCCTGGCGCCGATGCGCGAGCGGCGCCGCAGACTCGCCGCCGACGACGAACTGGTCCGCGCGGTGCTGCGACGTGGGAATGCGGCCGCGAACCGCGTCGCAGAGGCGACGTTGACGGAGGTGCGACAGGCGATGGGGACGGTGTACTAGCCGCGGACGGGGCCGACCCGGTAGTGGTAGCGGTCGACGGTTGCGAAGCCGGCGCTGCCGTAGAGGCGGAGCGCTGCGACGTTGCCTGCGGCGACCTGGAGTGCCACATAGGAGCAGCCGAGCGCCGCAGCCTCCCCCAACGTCGCCCGGAGCAGCTGTGCGCCATGGCCGCGGCCACGGTGAGCGTCGGCGACGCCCATGCAGCTGAGCGCGGCGATGTCGCCGTGCACGCTCAACCGGGTCACGGCGACGTCGGAGTCGGCGCTCATCAGGTAGCGCGCCGGCGATCTGCCAACGATCTCGAGCTGGACACTGTCGGCGCGCTCGTCGCCTCTGCCGTCGGTGGCGAGGTAGCTTGCCGTCCACTCCGCCGACGGTTCATCGGTGATCGCGGCCCCGCCGACGCCGGCGTGCTCGGGCCGCAGCCGGAGCAGCTGCACCAGCGTCGGGGTGTGCAGCGTATAGCCGCGCCTGGCGAGCTTGCCGTCGAGGCCGGAGAACGGGGCGTGGTTCGGGATCTGGGCGATCCTGGGCAGGGCCCGCTCGGCGTAGAAGGCCTCGAACTCCTCGATCGCCGTGTCTGCGCTCCCCCGCGGCACGGCGGAATTGGCCCGGTTCGTGACGCCGCGGTCGGCGCGGAGGAGCCACGCCGACGTCTCGACGCGCTCCCGCGGCATCCACGACTCGGTCCAGAAGGCGGAATCGGCTGATACGACGGAGGAGGCCCCGCGCTGTTCTGACATGCGCGGGGCCTCCTCCTGGTGCCGATGTGGCGGTGTGTTTAGCGTGCGAACAGACCGCGGTAGTACTCGTAGACCCATCCGACGATGCTGATGGCGAGGATGCCAACGGCGATGAAGGAGATCCAGAAGCCGACGGCCAGGCCGAGCATGAACAGCGCGAGTGAGCCACCCAGCATGATCGGCCACCAGCTCCACGGGCTGAAGAAGCCGAGCTCGGCGTCTCCATCGTCGATGTTGGCGTCGAGGCGGTCCTCGGGGAGGTCTCCACCCTGGGCCGCGAAGACGCGGTCAAGGTAGAAGGCGATGAAACCGGAGAGGATACCCGAGAGGGCGATGGCGATCGTGCCGACCCACTCGAGGTGACCGGTCTCGATGACGGTCCAGAAGCCGTAGATCGCTGCGACGATCACGAAGAAGACGGTCAGGATCCAGAACAGTACGGAATTGACGCGCATTTACTTGATCCTCTCCGACGCGGCATCGAAGGTGGGCGCATCGGGAGCGTCCTTGGCCGGGCCGACACCGATGGGCAGAGCTGCCTCCGGGTGGTTCAGGTCGAATGCGGGCCGCTCGGAGCGGATGCGCGGGATCGACGTGAAGTTGTGACGCGGCGGCGGGCACGAGGTGGCCCACTCCAGCGATCCGCCGTAACCCCACGGGTCGTTGACGGTGACCTTGGGAGCATTGCGTGCCGTGATGTACACATTCAGGAAGAACGGGATCATCGAGGCGGCAAGAACCATGGAGCCGATCGTGGAGAGCTCGTTCATCCAGGTGAAGCCATCGCTCGGCAGGTAGCTGGCGTAACGACGCGGCATGCCGACGACGCCGAGCCAGTGCTGCACGAGGAAGGTCGTGTGGAAGCCGATGAAGAGCAGCCAGAAGTGCCACTTGCCGAGACGCTCGTTGAGCATCTTGCCTGTCCACTTGGGCCACCAGAAGTAGAAGCCACTGAACATGGCGAACACGACGGTGCCGAAGACGACGTAGTGGAAGTGCGCGACGACGAAGTAGGTGTCAGACACGTGGAAGTCGAGCGGCGGCGAGGCCAGGATCACGCCGGTGAGACCACCGAAGGTGAAGGTGACGAGGAAGCCGATCGCCCAGAGCATCGGAGTCTCGAAGGTCAGCGAGCCTCGCCACATCGTGCCGATCCAGTTGAAGATCTTCACACCGGTCGGAACGGCGATGAGCATCGTCATCAACGAGAAGAAGGGCAGCAGCACCGAGCCGGTGACGTACATGTGGTGAGCCCACACCGTGACCGAGAGTGCCGCGATGGCGATCGTCGCGTAGACGAGAGTCTTGTAACCGAAGATCGGCTTGCGGCTGAACACCGGGAAGACCTCGGACACGATGCCGAAGAACGGCAGGGCGATGATGTAGACCTCGGGGTGGCCGAAGAACCAGAACAGGTGCTGCCAGAGGATCACTCCACCATTGGCGGGGTCATAGATATGCATCCCGAAGACGCGGTCGCCGGCTGCAGCCAGCATCGCGGCGGCGAGCACCGGGAAGGCCATCAGCACGAGGATCGAGGTGACGAGCGTGTTCCAGGTGAAGATCGGCATGCGGAACATCGTCATACCGGGTGCACGCATCGTGATGATTGTCGTGATGAAGTTCACGGCACCGAGAATCGTTCCGAAACCGCTGAGGCCGAGGCCGAGCATCCAGAGGTTTCCACCGATACCGGGCGAGAACGTCGTCGACGCGAGCGGCTGGTATGCGAACCATCCGAAGGATGCCGCACCCTGCGGGGTGAGGAATCCAGCGACCGCCATGAGGCTACCGAAGTTGAACAGCCAGTAGGCGAATGCGTTCAGACGCGGGAACGCCACGTCGGGGGCGCCGATCTGCAGCGGCATCAACACGTTTGCGAAGCCGGCGAAGAGCGGCGTCGCGAACATGAGCAGCATGATTGTGCCGTGCATCGTGAACAGCTGGTTGTACTGCTCCTTGGTGGCCACGATCTCGAGGCCGGGAGCGAACAGCTGCGCGCGGATGATGAGAGCCATCACGCCGCCGATGCAGAAGTAGATGAACGAGGTGATCAGGTACATGTACCCGATGACCTTGTGGTCAGTGGAGGTGATCCACTTGACCAGGATGTTGCCCTTGCGCTCGACCTTCGACGCGGCGAACGGCGTCGAGGTCGGTGCGGGTGCTGTGGTGGTGCTCATGGCCTAGTGGTCCTCCTTGAGCTCGGGCGCCCCGGTACCCGGCAGGTTCTGGTTGCGGTCGTACTCGAAGCCGAGCTGGCCTTCCTGACCGGCGTCGCGCAACGACTGGATGTAGTCGTCGTACTCGTCCTGGGAGACGACCTCGACGTTGAAGAGCATGAGCGAGTGGTACTCGCCGCAGAGCTCGGCACACTTGCCCTTGTACGTTCCCTCACGGGTGGGGGTCACGTACATGTAGTTGGTCTTGCCGGGGAACATGTCCTTCTTGTACAAGAAGTCGATGACCCAGAAGGAGTGGATGACGTCGCGGCTGTCGAGAGCGATCTCGATCTTCTGGTCAACGGGCAGCACCAGAGTCGGCAGCTCGGCCTCGTTGATCGCGCCCGGCTCGCCGTCGAGTTCGGGCTGAGCCTGAATCCCGGGCGAGTAGACGTCCTCGTTGATGTAGTTGAAGTCCCATGCCCACTGCTTGGCCATGACCTGGATCTCAACATCGGGCTCGGCGTACGGAGCCTCGATCGCAGCCTGGTCACGTGCGGTGAAGGCGAAGAAGCCGAGCACGAGAATGAGCGGAACGATCGTGTAGAAGATTTCGATCGGCATGTTGTAGCGCAGCTGTACGGGCAGGCCAGTCTGGCCCTTCCGACGGCGGTAGACGATGACGGCCCAGATGATGAGCCCCCATGTGATGAGGCCCACAATAAGCAGCACGATCCAGGATGTGGTCCACAGACCACTCACCATTGAGGTGTTCGACGTGACAGGGTTTTCACCCTCCACGAATCCTGGGAGGAAGCCGTTGAGCTGTGCCTGGGTACACCCGGCAAGAACTACGGCTAGCGTCGCTGCGATTGGAATTGCAGCCCATCGGAGTCGGCGATTGTTACGCACCGGTGACCTTTCGGGAGACTCGAAGACACTTCACAGGGAAGTGCCATTGACCGTTTCTAGCCTACTCCGCTCGCGGCGCCGGATTGTGCATTCGCACGGCGTTGCATCAGTCATTTCACAAAAAACAAGGGCAGAAGCCACTTAAACCGCCTCGGGAGGGCATCCGCTTGGATGCCCTCCCGAGGAAGATGCGTTATAACTCGCCGGATCAGTGGAACGAATCACCGCACGCGCAGCTGCCGCCGGCGTTGGGGTTGTCGATCGTGAATCCCTGCTTCTGGATCGTGTCCTCGAAGTCGATGGAAGCCCCATCGAGGTAGGGCACGCTCATCTTGTCGACGATGACCTCGACGCCGTCGTAGTCGACGACGGCGTCGCCGTCGAGCTGGCGCTCGTCGAAGTAGAGCTGGTAGATCAGGCCGGAGCATCCGCCAGGCTGCACGGCGACGCGCAGGCGCAGGTCGTCGCGACCTTCCTGGGTGAGGAGGCTCTTCACCTTCGCGGCGGCAGCCTCAGAAAGGCCGACTCCGTGCTCGGCGGCGGTCGTGGTGCTTGTGTCTGTCATGCTGCTCCCTGCATCTGAGACCAAGTGGTCATGAAATCTGTTCAAATTCTACCCCGCTCAACTTCGGGCGGGCTGGGATCATTCCCGGGCGTTCAGCCGCGCGAGGAACAGGGCCTCGCTGAGCACCGCCCGCTTGAAGACGCCGAGGTGCAGCGACTCGTTCGGGCTGTGCGCGCGGGAGTCGGGGTCTTCGACGCCCGTGACGAGGATCTCGGCCGCCGGGAACTCGCGCACGAGGTCGGAGATGAACGGGATCGACCCGCCGATGCCGGTGTCGACCGGGTCGACTCCCCAGGCGTCCGCCATGGCCTGCTTGGCCTCGCGCACGGCCCAGCCGCTCGTGTCGACGAGGAACGCCTCGCCCTTGTCCACCTCGCTGATCGTGAGCTCAGCACCCCACGGCGCGTGCGCGCGCAGGTGCGCCTCGATGGCGGCGAATGCCTCGGATGCCGGCTGCCCGGGTGCGACGCGGGAGCTGACCCGCACGCTCACAACCGGTGAGAGCGTGTTGGACGCGTTCGCGACGCTCGGCGCGTCGATGCCGGTCACCGTCACGGTTGGCTGCGCCCAGATGCGGCTGAGGATCGTGCCGCGGCCGATCGGCGAGACGCCAGGCAGCAGGCCGGTCTCGGCGCGGAGCTGCTCCTCCGAGTACTCCGGCGTCACGGTCTCGTGGCTGCGGAGGCCGTCGACCGCGACGGAGCCGTCTGCGTCGTGCAGTGTCGCAAGCAGTCGGATCGTGGCGAGCATGGCATCCGGCACCGCTCCCCCGAACATGCCGGAGTGCGAGGCGTGCTCGAGGGTGCGCACGGTGAGCTTGAACGTGACGTTGCCGCGGAGGGCGACGGTGAGCGCCGGGGTGGTGATGTCCCAGTTGCTCGAGTCGGCGACGACGATCGCATCGGCGGCCAGTGCGTCGCGGTTGTCGCGGAGGAAGTTGGCGAAGGAGCGGGAGCCGAACTCCTCCTCCCCCTCGATGAACAGGGCGATCCCGAGGTCGAAGTCGGGGCCGACGGCCTCGATCAGCGAGCGGACGGATGCCACGTGCGCCATGATCCCCGCCTTGTCGTCTGCTGCACCGCGGCCGTAGAGGCGGTCGCCGCGCACGACAGGCTGGTAGGGCTCGGAGTCCCAGTCGGCGTCATCGCCAGGAGGCTGCACATCGTGGTGGGCGTAGAGCAGAACGGTCGGGCGGCCGTTGCGGGCAGCGCGGGTGGCGAGCACAGCCGGCTGGCCGAGCTCACCGGCATCCGAATCGCCGGCCTCGCCCTCGATGGCGGCACGCTTGATCTCCACCGTGTCGAAGACGCCGAGTTCACGCACGAGCTCGGCGACGGCCTCGGCGCTGGCGGCGACGTGGGCGGGGTCGAAGGCCGACCAGGCCACCGATGGAATGCGCACGAGCGCGGAGAGCTCTGCGATCGTGCGGGGCAGATCGAGCTCGACGCTCTCGCGCACCGCCGCTTCGATCTGTGCCTGATCCTGTGGGGCCTGGCTGTGAGTGTTCGGGGGCGTCTTCGTCGTGTCGCTCATACGACTAATCTTAAAGGAACCAACCCAAGGACTTGATGTGGCAAAGAACCAGGCCAGCAATGGCAGCGATCCCGTGACCAGCGACGAATCCACGGAAGAGACCGTCTCGACGGTCGGCAAGGGCGCCCCGACGCCCACACGCAAGCAGCAGGAGGCAGCCAACAAGCGCCCCCTCGTTCCCGGCGACCGCAAGGAGGCTGCGAAGGCGGCCCGCGCGAAGTCGGCCGAGGTGCGCGAGCGTGCCCGCATCGGCATGGCCAACGGCGAGGAGAAGTACCTCCCGATGCGTGACCGCGGCGAGCAGAAGCGCTACGTGCGCGACTACGTCGACGCCCGCTTCAGCATCGGTGAGTTCATGATCCCCGTGATGTTCCTGGTCATCATCCTCACGTTCATCCCGAGCCCGCAGGTGCAGACCTACGGCATCCTCGCGCTGTGGGCCTTCTTCCTGATCGCCGTCGTCGACAGCGTCATCCTGGGCTTCACCCTCACGCGCAAGCTCGCGGCCAAGTACGGCAAGGACAAGGTCGAGAAGGTGCGCTGGTACGCGGCGATGCGTGCGCTGCAGCTGCGCGCCATGCGCCTGCCGAAGCCGCAGGTCAAGCGTTTCCAGTTCCCCAGCTGAGCAGCGGGAGAACTGAAGGGGCGGTCGCTGATGCGGCCGCCCCTTTCTCGTCTCAGCGGGCGAACGCGCCGAGCCGCACGAGCGGGATGCGCATCTCCTCGTCGCTCAGCGAGCCGTGCTGGCCGACCATGCTGCGGCCGGCCAGCGTGATGTCGCGCGAGTCGTAGTACGCGACGAGCTTGCGGGCGGCCACGATCACATCGCCGATGCGGGTGAGTGCGCGGGGGTCGACGTCGCCGAAGATGCCATCGGCGATCGCCTCAGCCTTGGTCGAGACCCAGACGCGGTCGCCCTCGACGCTGCGCCAGCTCTCGGCGAGGTCATCGGCTGCGGATGCCGGCAGGCCGGGCTCCAGGTAGAGTTGCAGGCAGCGCGGCTCGCCGCCGACGTGGCGGACCCCTGCAATGAGCTCTGGCACCGCGTCGTAGAGCACGTGTTTGTCGAGCGGAACGTCGATGATGCCGTGGTCGGCGGTCACGAGCACGCCGACCCCCTTCGGCAGAGCCCGCGCGAAGTCGGAGACGGCGGCGTCGAGCTTCTCCAGCTCGCCCAGCCACTTGTCGGATTCCCAGCCCTTGGCGTGTGCGGCCATGTCGAGCTCGGCGACGTAGAGGTAGACGATGGCGCGCTCGGTGGTCTCGATCACTCGCCGCGCCGCCGCGAACCGCTCATCGAGCGTGTCGGCGCTGAGGTATTCGGCGCCGCGCAGCACGGCGTCGGTGAGGCCGGAGTTCGCGTAGCGCGCCGTGCCGATCGCGAACGCCGGCATCGCGGCATCCCGCGCTTTCTCGAAGATCGTCGGCTGCAACTGCCAA encodes:
- a CDS encoding dipeptidase, yielding MSDTTKTPPNTHSQAPQDQAQIEAAVRESVELDLPRTIAELSALVRIPSVAWSAFDPAHVAASAEAVAELVRELGVFDTVEIKRAAIEGEAGDSDAGELGQPAVLATRAARNGRPTVLLYAHHDVQPPGDDADWDSEPYQPVVRGDRLYGRGAADDKAGIMAHVASVRSLIEAVGPDFDLGIALFIEGEEEFGSRSFANFLRDNRDALAADAIVVADSSNWDITTPALTVALRGNVTFKLTVRTLEHASHSGMFGGAVPDAMLATIRLLATLHDADGSVAVDGLRSHETVTPEYSEEQLRAETGLLPGVSPIGRGTILSRIWAQPTVTVTGIDAPSVANASNTLSPVVSVRVSSRVAPGQPASEAFAAIEAHLRAHAPWGAELTISEVDKGEAFLVDTSGWAVREAKQAMADAWGVDPVDTGIGGSIPFISDLVREFPAAEILVTGVEDPDSRAHSPNESLHLGVFKRAVLSEALFLARLNARE
- a CDS encoding GNAT family N-acetyltransferase, translated to MSEQRGASSVVSADSAFWTESWMPRERVETSAWLLRADRGVTNRANSAVPRGSADTAIEEFEAFYAERALPRIAQIPNHAPFSGLDGKLARRGYTLHTPTLVQLLRLRPEHAGVGGAAITDEPSAEWTASYLATDGRGDERADSVQLEIVGRSPARYLMSADSDVAVTRLSVHGDIAALSCMGVADAHRGRGHGAQLLRATLGEAAALGCSYVALQVAAGNVAALRLYGSAGFATVDRYHYRVGPVRG
- the coxB gene encoding cytochrome c oxidase subunit II — translated: MRNNRRLRWAAIPIAATLAVVLAGCTQAQLNGFLPGFVEGENPVTSNTSMVSGLWTTSWIVLLIVGLITWGLIIWAVIVYRRRKGQTGLPVQLRYNMPIEIFYTIVPLILVLGFFAFTARDQAAIEAPYAEPDVEIQVMAKQWAWDFNYINEDVYSPGIQAQPELDGEPGAINEAELPTLVLPVDQKIEIALDSRDVIHSFWVIDFLYKKDMFPGKTNYMYVTPTREGTYKGKCAELCGEYHSLMLFNVEVVSQDEYDDYIQSLRDAGQEGQLGFEYDRNQNLPGTGAPELKEDH
- a CDS encoding DUF3043 domain-containing protein, giving the protein MAKNQASNGSDPVTSDESTEETVSTVGKGAPTPTRKQQEAANKRPLVPGDRKEAAKAARAKSAEVRERARIGMANGEEKYLPMRDRGEQKRYVRDYVDARFSIGEFMIPVMFLVIILTFIPSPQVQTYGILALWAFFLIAVVDSVILGFTLTRKLAAKYGKDKVEKVRWYAAMRALQLRAMRLPKPQVKRFQFPS
- a CDS encoding cytochrome c oxidase subunit 4, encoding MRVNSVLFWILTVFFVIVAAIYGFWTVIETGHLEWVGTIAIALSGILSGFIAFYLDRVFAAQGGDLPEDRLDANIDDGDAELGFFSPWSWWPIMLGGSLALFMLGLAVGFWISFIAVGILAISIVGWVYEYYRGLFAR
- the trpS gene encoding tryptophan--tRNA ligase, whose translation is MESFTATARRSADVADAVARNPERFRVLTGERPTGPLHLGHYFGTIRERVRLQQAGVDTFLVLADYQVITDRDTTAHVSGHVYGAVLDYLAAGMDPGLTTIFTHSAVPALNQLMLPFLSLVSEAELRRNPTVKAELAASGRALSGLLLSYPVHQAADILFCKGTLVPVGKDNLPHVEMTRVIARRFNERYGDVFPVPDALITSTPEVPGLDGRKMSKSYGNAFALSMTADETVAAIRRTRTDDVRRITFDPEHRPGVSALLSTAALCLGVQPTELADTVGDGGSGELKAFTATVVNEFLAPMRERRRRLAADDELVRAVLRRGNAAANRVAEATLTEVRQAMGTVY
- the ctaD gene encoding cytochrome c oxidase subunit I, translated to MSTTTAPAPTSTPFAASKVERKGNILVKWITSTDHKVIGYMYLITSFIYFCIGGVMALIIRAQLFAPGLEIVATKEQYNQLFTMHGTIMLLMFATPLFAGFANVLMPLQIGAPDVAFPRLNAFAYWLFNFGSLMAVAGFLTPQGAASFGWFAYQPLASTTFSPGIGGNLWMLGLGLSGFGTILGAVNFITTIITMRAPGMTMFRMPIFTWNTLVTSILVLMAFPVLAAAMLAAAGDRVFGMHIYDPANGGVILWQHLFWFFGHPEVYIIALPFFGIVSEVFPVFSRKPIFGYKTLVYATIAIAALSVTVWAHHMYVTGSVLLPFFSLMTMLIAVPTGVKIFNWIGTMWRGSLTFETPMLWAIGFLVTFTFGGLTGVILASPPLDFHVSDTYFVVAHFHYVVFGTVVFAMFSGFYFWWPKWTGKMLNERLGKWHFWLLFIGFHTTFLVQHWLGVVGMPRRYASYLPSDGFTWMNELSTIGSMVLAASMIPFFLNVYITARNAPKVTVNDPWGYGGSLEWATSCPPPRHNFTSIPRIRSERPAFDLNHPEAALPIGVGPAKDAPDAPTFDAASERIK
- a CDS encoding putative RNA methyltransferase, coding for MTLESLAEWLRCPHCGEPLLPQPPLAVRCEHGHSFDVNKRGYVNMLASGNRMIGDSPAMLDARQAFLDSGHYAAVREAVATFASLGLASGPQSVFDAGCGTGYYLGGVLAAQGHEASALAMDISPHAVARTVRGIGARCDGLVADTWQPLPVRDDAAGLIMTVFAPRNLPEFHRVLAPSGALLVVVPTAAHIGELRADGRALDIPAEKAERLVDDAAALFSLERRERVEYRAELNCAEAEQLVSMGPSAHHAADSPGTSSHELIATTVSVDVLLFRPVAH
- the erpA gene encoding iron-sulfur cluster insertion protein ErpA translates to MTDTSTTTAAEHGVGLSEAAAAKVKSLLTQEGRDDLRLRVAVQPGGCSGLIYQLYFDERQLDGDAVVDYDGVEVIVDKMSVPYLDGASIDFEDTIQKQGFTIDNPNAGGSCACGDSFH
- a CDS encoding alkaline phosphatase family protein codes for the protein MPMLPARISRGPRLADVLQSSLQSVLGEENALALPPSTHAVVLLVDGLGATALRGRAGHARFLASRLAKSDVIEGVFPATTASAIATLTTGVAPGQHGMVGYSVLDADNDRLVNQLKSWDAAMRPESWQLQPTIFEKARDAAMPAFAIGTARYANSGLTDAVLRGAEYLSADTLDERFAAARRVIETTERAIVYLYVAELDMAAHAKGWESDKWLGELEKLDAAVSDFARALPKGVGVLVTADHGIIDVPLDKHVLYDAVPELIAGVRHVGGEPRCLQLYLEPGLPASAADDLAESWRSVEGDRVWVSTKAEAIADGIFGDVDPRALTRIGDVIVAARKLVAYYDSRDITLAGRSMVGQHGSLSDEEMRIPLVRLGAFAR